The DNA segment GACGAGCGGTCCGACCTCGTCGCCCTCATCCGCCGTCACGCCTCCCAGCTGGTGGGCGCGTGGACCAGGACCGTCGACATCCCGCCCGTGGTCGACGCCGGAGCGCCGATGCCCGCCGCCCTCGTCGCGAGCACCGGTGCCCTGGAGATCGCCGTCCACGGCTGGGACGTGGCGCAGGCCTGCGGTCGGCACCGGTCGATCCCGCCCGCGCTGAGCCGGGAGCTGCTCGCGACGGCCCCGCTGTACGTTACGCCCGCCGAGCGCCCCGACCTGTTCGGCGCCGAGGTCGCTCTGCCGCGGCTCGCCAGCCCGGGCGACCGGCTGCTCGCCCACCTGGGTCGCAACCCGCATCGCGCCCTCGTCAACCGCACGGCCTCGTGGCTGTGCCGGGCGGCGTGAGCGGATCGCAACGTTCCGCGTCACCTTGCCCGCGACCGGCGCCGGTAGGGTGCGGCGAGTGGACCTCGGCCTGATCATCCCCGCCGACGTGGCACCGTCCCCCGTGCTGGGCGCCGGGCTCGTCGTCGTCATCCTGCTCGTCGTCGTCGTGCTCGCCGGCATCGCGGCGGCGATCGTCCTCGCGGTCAGGTCCTCGCGGCGCCGCGCCGACGCGCGTCGCCGGCAGG comes from the Streptosporangiales bacterium genome and includes:
- a CDS encoding TIGR03086 family protein; this encodes MDDEAHAAVHEAVGLLERAVGFTLGCLHLVTPQAFSRDTPCGEWNLEALLYHLDDSFIALHEAVDGGHIDLSGPAQPVVDERSDLVALIRRHASQLVGAWTRTVDIPPVVDAGAPMPAALVASTGALEIAVHGWDVAQACGRHRSIPPALSRELLATAPLYVTPAERPDLFGAEVALPRLASPGDRLLAHLGRNPHRALVNRTASWLCRAA